GATGATTCACCTACTTCCATTTCTTCCATGTCAATAAAGTCATAACCCATCCGCTGATCGAATTTCTCATCAGAACAATTAAGAAGCCATGCAAGGGAACATTTTAAGCCCTTTTCCGCAATTCTTTTATGTCTTGGTTTTATTGTGGACTCCAGACCATAAGTGAAGAAAGCTGGCAAAGCGACCAAATCTTCCAACGGCCTTGCCATTGTGGTTTTGAAATACTCAAAACTCTGCTTCATAATGTCTAGATTTAAAGCAAGCACCTGGGGACATCCAACAACCATTTCCCTCACTTGTTCCGAGGAAAAACCACATCCCTTGAGGAAATCAACATGCTTCACTACAGGTGCTTTACTGAGGCTGATAATCTGTGGCATCTTTTCAACAACTCGACCAAAATCTTCACGAGTAGATCCAATTATTGAATTGAGAAATTCTTGTTGACTTGGAAGCTTTGCCTCCATGTCGATTCCTAAGATCTCAGAATATTGTGCAATTACTGAAGGAAGTGCAATTTCCCTCACATGAAACTGTAAAAGGGATTGAATGTTTGGTTTTACCCTTTCTTGTAGTCCAAACCCAAGAATGTGAGGATGCTTCTCAATCAATCTAGCCACAGCTAGTCTCGGAATTCCCAAGACTTCCAGATATTCTACAAATGGTTTAATTACCCGACCTACCCGCATTCCTAATATCTCAGGATATCTAGTCAGAAGCCCACCAATTTCTCTTCTTGCCACTCCAATTCCTACTAAATAAGCAACTGATGTACTCATTGTGCCCTCAAGCTTGAACCCCAACACTTCAGGATACTTCTCCAGTACTCGAGGAATATCATTTGGTTTAATATCCATGCCTTGAAGATATTTCACAACTGGAGCAAGGTCTACCACCACACTTGCATGTAGAACTTGTGGGTACTGCCGCAAAAAGTCTGTCAAGGTGGATTTTCTAACACCCAGTTTGCCCAGATAATCAAGCACAGGAATCATGTTTTTCTTCACACTGCATCCCAGAACAAGAGGATAGTTGTTAATATCTTCAATTGTGAGTCCCAATTTGTGAAGAAAATCCACACGTTCTCTCATGACCTCCACAGTGACAGGAAGCTCCAATCCATCGAGCTCATCAGGTACAACGCCAATGCCTCTCAAGAATTCATAAACACGTGCACGATTGGCTGCTTTCTCATTCTTCATCTCTAATAAACTAGGATGAGTGTAGAAAGATGAGCTCTTTTGTTTCTTACTTCCACTGTAAGTGTCTGTCTTCACTGAAGAGGAAAGAGCAGCTCTCGTAGTAAAGCAGCACGGTAATCTCATCATCAAGTCCTTTTTCCCCATATTGGAACTTGAAATACTTGGAGCTGAAGTGGATATTAAGCGGGCTTGATGGAACGTGTTGGAAGGCAACTCATGGTTTATGAGCAAAAAACTTGGATTAATAATGCGATTATGACTAATGATTTTCATATTCTGAAGATGAAAACCTGCACCAGACAAAGATacaattgtcaaaaataagccTTCACACTTGCaatatcatcaagaaataagTTGAACAATACTATCATTCTTTTTCTCCTGGTTTTAGTAACTAATGAGTTAAGGATGACCTTGAAAGTACTCTCGCACATGGAGGCATTTCACTTGTACAGTAATGTTGCATAGTAAGAGAGCAAGGCTTCCACAACGAAAGTTAAAGTAGAATGTGGCCAACAATAAACCTTTGGATCTAGCACATGAGGGTGAATGATCGAAGTATGCAACTTGTGCTTTTAACCACAAAAAGGAACCAAGTTGTAATTTTTAACTAATATATGATTCAATCAATAAAGAAAATCTAATGTGCAAAAAACTAGTTTACTAGACTGAGAAAGTATGGCCACCCTCTCATGTTTAGAGAGCACCAGGACCCGTAATAATAATTACCACGGCAATATTGAGAGTCTCTGGATGTAAAATTATGAACCTTCCATAGAGAGAGATTTGTAGGTAATGAGATAGTAATAACCAGCCTCTACGTATTCAACAATCCAAGCACCAACGAGAAACTACTCCAACTGTTTTTTCCCCCTTCCACTACATCCATCTGATCATCCCACCCCCACCTTCCCAAAATAAGCTTTTATTGTCTGAAACATCATCCATAAGTTCATGCATGTGTTAGTTCAGGAATTATACGCTTTGAAGTGGGAGATGGGAGAAATTAAAGTTCTGGTAGGATtagggctgggcataaaataccgaaaaccgaattaccgaaccgaaccggctatttcggtatttcggtattcggtaattcggtatttcggttcggtattcggtaccgaAATTgatatttcggtatttcggtttcggtattcggtatttcggGATTTCCCGAATACcgaactttttaattttttatttttatttttttttacaaaaaaactggaaaacaaattaccaaaaaaataagagtatagtaagaggaaactatctcattttttcatttcccttaccattttcatttcaactttcccaCGTTTACCGTATATTATATGCACACTTACACGTACATTATGGATAACtgctaaaatttaattcatgtacatgtaaaaattataaattctaatttcaaatttatgcaattgattaagaattctaatttcactttgcatgattccCACGTTAGTTATCTACATAAATTGTTTGGTAGTTACATTGAAAACGAAAGATTccaactctttcatatctttgcaggaactaattaataattagtgcagcgatgtagagtttttggataattcaaagaaaaacatatgtataaaaattatgtatgatatattagagatttttgttttcactctttttcattatttttattacatggtaatgttttttttattctgtatcgattcataaattattttctctttgtttacgaTGTATCATTTCTCCTCCGTAGAATGTGGCTTACGAGCAATTTCGATTTCGATATTCGGcaagttaaaatgcatatattacttaattatggtgtagtaataaaaatgtaagttaagatatgtattctttaggttaatgtaaatattaaatgcggataaatttttattgtatattaactattaaaaaaatatggtattaccgaataccgtaccgaaccgaagtttgatttaccgattaccgaattaccgaaccgaagtttgaaagttcggtatttggtatatactttgaattaccgattaccgaattatcgaacccgaactttgaaaataccgaaccgaataccgaacgcccac
This sequence is a window from Solanum dulcamara chromosome 10, daSolDulc1.2, whole genome shotgun sequence. Protein-coding genes within it:
- the LOC129870476 gene encoding transcription termination factor MTERF4, chloroplastic; the encoded protein is MKIISHNRIINPSFLLINHELPSNTFHQARLISTSAPSISSSNMGKKDLMMRLPCCFTTRAALSSSVKTDTYSGSKKQKSSSFYTHPSLLEMKNEKAANRARVYEFLRGIGVVPDELDGLELPVTVEVMRERVDFLHKLGLTIEDINNYPLVLGCSVKKNMIPVLDYLGKLGVRKSTLTDFLRQYPQVLHASVVVDLAPVVKYLQGMDIKPNDIPRVLEKYPEVLGFKLEGTMSTSVAYLVGIGVARREIGGLLTRYPEILGMRVGRVIKPFVEYLEVLGIPRLAVARLIEKHPHILGFGLQERVKPNIQSLLQFHVREIALPSVIAQYSEILGIDMEAKLPSQQEFLNSIIGSTREDFGRVVEKMPQIISLSKAPVVKHVDFLKGCGFSSEQVREMVVGCPQVLALNLDIMKQSFEYFKTTMARPLEDLVALPAFFTYGLESTIKPRHKRIAEKGLKCSLAWLLNCSDEKFDQRMGYDFIDMEEMEVGESSFDMHTLLEPRNDESASDYDEDYSEDEYL